One Pieris rapae chromosome 7, ilPieRapa1.1, whole genome shotgun sequence genomic window carries:
- the LOC110993613 gene encoding clotting factor G beta subunit-like — MGDFSMCVTWILLLTTGSMAVINKHRIPWIKIRFYNQDPFEDYASRYMIASSDRSQLQRPENDDPCDSFIPPRPSWNFGQRISDKKCTKYMSDMMYRNKIKERQVKCQQKHGKKPGHTNIRIMNKHSTKVGEYPHMAAFGWRLRRLRNSWAFLCGGSLISPNFVLTASHCGSQSNTVVNSKYLRKAKPDIVRLGSRYIKRRYNPNTDVTIKQFIQHPYWDPPKHYYDIALVELAKPVSFSINVQPACLPGSFASKYDAYITGWGVTDETVRTLSSVLQDAEVDIIDSSKCNTLLSPFTNRNWWGLMDHQLCAGKLEGGVDTCQGDSGGPLQLKLQETKYEGSMHMVIGVTTFGFKCGVKDQPGIYTRVSSFMDWIESIVWPQ, encoded by the exons ATGGGTGATTTTAGTATGTGCGTTACGTGGATTTTATTACTGACTACAG GGTCTATGGCtgtcataaataaacacaGGATCCCTTggattaaaattagattctatAATCAAGATCCTTTTGAAGATTATGCAAGTCGATATATGATCGCTTCATCAGATCGAAGCCAACTTCAGCGACCAGAAAATGATGATCCCTGCGACAGTTTCATCCCGCCACGACCAAGTTGGAATTTCGGTCAACGTATCAGTGATAAAA aaTGCACTAAATACATGAGTGATATGATGtaccgaaataaaataaaagaaaggcAAGTGAAGT GTCAGCAAAAACATGGCAAGAAACCTGGACATACAAACATACGAATAATGAACAAACATTCAACCAAAGTAGGAGAATATCCCCACATG gcAGCCTTTGGTTGGAGACTACGAAGGCTAAGGAATAGCTGGGCATTTCTCTGTGGAGGCAGTCTCATCAGCCCGAACTTCGTCCTGACAGCTTCTCATTGTGGCTCACAGTCCAACACAGtagtaaatagtaaatacttgAGGAAAGCAAAACCAGACATCGTCCGATTAGGATCCAGATATATCAAG aGACGCTATAATCCAAACACTGATGTAACAATCAAACAGTTCATACAACATCCATATTGGGATCCGCCCAAACATTATTACGACATAGCGCTGGTGGAGTTGGCCAAACCAGTGTCGTTTTCAATAAATGTTCAACCAGCATGTCTGCCAGGATCCTTTGCATCGAAATATGATGCTTATATTACTGGTTGGGGTGTTACCGATG aaaCAGTTAGAACCCTATCATCAGTACTTCAAGACGCGGAAGTCGATATTATAGATTCAAGTAAATGCAACACACTGCTTAGTCCATTTACAAATAGAAATTGGTGGGGTCTTATGGACCACCAGTTATGCGCCGGGAAACTCGAAGGTGGTGTTGATACTTGCCAA GGAGATTCTGGTGGACCTTTACAACTGAAGCTTCAAGAGACGAAGTATGAAGGAAGTATGCACATGGTGATTGGGGTGACAACATTCGGGTTCAAATGTGGAGTCAAAGATCAGCCCGGCATATACACCAGGGTTTCTAGCTTTATGGATTGGATAGAAAGTATAGTTTGGCCACAATAA